In the Kribbella sp. NBC_00482 genome, one interval contains:
- a CDS encoding extracellular solute-binding protein produces the protein MSTSRRNFLGLVGGGALAAGLAACGSSGPKSTPGSTAGAGGAGSGASYWFLTGQPQQAIREAQVKRFNDANPDTKLKTTEFQNDAFKAKIKTAIGAGQGPTLIWGWGGGGLKAYVEAGQVEDLTDWFNKEQADLKNSIFPSAFTAATVNGKLYAVPGETVTPIVLFYDKRAFEKIGAEPPQSWGDIMDLVPKFNDKGIAPFSLGGQSRWTNMMWLEFLFDRIGGAEVFQNIFDGKKDGWSDPSALKALEEMQKLIKANGFVKGFSSITADSNADQALLFTGKAAMMLHGAWTYGNMKSSGGDFVTGGHLGYMNFPPVDGGKGDPSDTVGNPGQYMSISSKATDGEKATAKKFIANNTLDDATVEAWVKSGNIPVVKSAKDKLSSITDKNDSAWLNFVYDTAANAKNFAQSWDQALSPTQAETLLDNIAKLFQLSISPQQFATNMNAVIGQ, from the coding sequence ATGAGCACATCTCGGCGTAACTTCCTCGGCCTGGTGGGCGGTGGCGCACTGGCGGCCGGCCTCGCGGCCTGCGGCAGCTCCGGCCCGAAGAGCACGCCCGGTTCCACCGCCGGAGCCGGCGGCGCCGGTAGCGGGGCGTCGTACTGGTTCCTCACCGGACAGCCGCAGCAGGCCATCCGCGAGGCGCAGGTGAAGAGGTTCAACGACGCGAACCCGGACACCAAACTCAAGACCACCGAGTTCCAGAACGACGCGTTCAAGGCGAAGATCAAGACCGCGATCGGCGCCGGCCAGGGCCCGACGCTGATCTGGGGCTGGGGCGGCGGCGGCCTGAAGGCGTACGTCGAGGCCGGCCAGGTCGAGGACCTGACCGACTGGTTCAACAAAGAGCAGGCCGACCTGAAGAACTCGATCTTCCCGTCCGCGTTCACGGCGGCGACCGTCAACGGCAAGCTCTACGCGGTGCCGGGCGAGACCGTCACACCGATCGTGCTGTTCTACGACAAGCGCGCGTTCGAGAAGATCGGCGCGGAGCCCCCGCAGTCCTGGGGCGACATCATGGACCTGGTGCCGAAGTTCAACGACAAGGGCATCGCGCCGTTCTCGCTCGGCGGCCAGTCGCGCTGGACCAACATGATGTGGCTCGAGTTCCTGTTCGACCGGATCGGCGGCGCCGAGGTCTTCCAGAACATCTTCGACGGCAAGAAGGACGGCTGGTCGGACCCGTCCGCGCTCAAGGCCCTCGAGGAGATGCAGAAGCTGATCAAGGCGAACGGGTTCGTCAAGGGCTTCTCCTCGATCACCGCCGACTCCAACGCCGACCAGGCGCTGCTGTTCACCGGCAAGGCCGCGATGATGCTGCACGGCGCGTGGACCTACGGCAACATGAAGTCGTCCGGTGGCGACTTCGTGACCGGCGGGCACCTCGGGTACATGAACTTCCCGCCGGTCGACGGCGGCAAGGGCGACCCGAGCGACACGGTCGGCAACCCGGGTCAGTACATGTCGATCTCGTCCAAGGCCACGGACGGCGAGAAGGCGACCGCGAAGAAGTTCATCGCGAACAACACTCTCGACGACGCCACGGTCGAGGCCTGGGTGAAGTCCGGCAACATCCCGGTCGTGAAGAGCGCGAAGGACAAGCTCTCGTCGATCACCGACAAGAACGACTCCGCGTGGCTGAACTTCGTCTACGACACCGCGGCGAACGCGAAGAACTTCGCCCAGTCCTGGGACCAGGCCCTCAGCCCGACCCAGGCCGAGACGCTGCTCGACAACATCGCCAAGCTCTTCCAGCTGTCGATCTCCCCGCAGCAGTTCGCCACGAACATGAACGCGGTGATCGGCCAGTGA
- a CDS encoding carbohydrate ABC transporter permease yields the protein MTTTAPPAAPATGRKVSSGAGSSGVGRSGPVAWMVLPALILFVVFGVVPLVGVLVLSFTQWDGLGAIHNAGLSNWKSVLSDSQLPHSILVTFEIMILSWLVQTPMSLLLGTFLAGRQRYRAFLAVLYFIPLLLSSAAIAITYKALLDPNFGLGPGLHLPFLTQDWLGRSDLAIGVVIFIVSWQFIPFHSLIYQGGVRQIPTTMYEAASIDGAGRVRQFFSITVPQLKYTIITSSTLMVVGSLTFFDLIFVLTAGGPGDATRVLALDMYKRGFMSNQMGPASVIAALIVLLGLALALLLRRLGGSTTASQQEGA from the coding sequence ATGACCACGACCGCCCCGCCCGCAGCACCCGCGACCGGCCGCAAAGTCTCGTCCGGCGCCGGCTCGTCCGGGGTCGGGCGGAGCGGTCCGGTCGCCTGGATGGTGCTGCCCGCGCTCATCCTGTTCGTCGTGTTCGGCGTCGTCCCACTGGTCGGCGTACTCGTGCTGAGCTTCACCCAGTGGGACGGCCTCGGCGCGATCCACAACGCGGGCCTGTCGAACTGGAAGTCGGTGCTGTCCGACTCCCAGTTGCCGCACAGCATCCTGGTGACCTTCGAGATCATGATCCTGTCGTGGCTGGTGCAGACCCCGATGAGCCTGCTGCTCGGCACGTTCCTCGCCGGGCGGCAGCGATACCGCGCGTTCCTCGCCGTCCTGTACTTCATCCCGCTGCTGCTCAGCTCGGCCGCGATCGCGATCACCTACAAGGCCCTGCTCGACCCGAACTTCGGGCTCGGCCCGGGCCTGCACCTCCCCTTCCTCACCCAGGACTGGCTCGGCCGCAGCGACCTCGCGATCGGCGTGGTGATCTTCATCGTGTCCTGGCAGTTCATCCCGTTCCACTCGCTGATCTACCAAGGCGGCGTCCGGCAGATCCCGACCACGATGTACGAGGCGGCCTCGATCGACGGCGCCGGCCGGGTCCGGCAGTTCTTCAGCATCACCGTGCCGCAGCTGAAGTACACGATCATCACGTCGTCGACGCTGATGGTGGTCGGCTCGCTGACGTTCTTCGACCTGATCTTCGTCCTGACGGCGGGCGGTCCCGGCGACGCCACGCGCGTACTCGCCCTCGACATGTACAAGCGGGGCTTCATGTCCAACCAGATGGGTCCGGCCAGCGTGATCGCCGCCCTCATCGTGCTGCTCGGCCTCGCGCTCGCACTCCTGCTGCGCCGATTGGGTGGCAGTACGACCGCGAGCCAGCAGGAAGGTGCGTGA
- a CDS encoding carbohydrate ABC transporter permease has protein sequence MAVATSDSGTTTSPVRSPTFRARKLLGLNWFGGLAGWIWLAIVLVPLYWIVVTSFKDQSAYFSQNPFALPSAPTANNYKLVIESDFPRYFLNSVIVTVGTILPAVAISFMAAYAIIRGAGSKFLAGVNGMFLMGLAIPLQATIIPVYLLIIKMHLYDSLLALILPSIAFSIPLSVLVLTNFIRDVPKELFESMRVDGATEWGMLRGLALPLTRPALVTVSIYNGLGVWNGFLLPLILTQSPDKRTLPLALWTFQGQYSVNVPAVLASVVLTTLPIVILYAVSRRQLLSGLTAGFSR, from the coding sequence ATGGCTGTAGCTACCAGCGACTCCGGTACGACGACCAGCCCGGTGCGCAGCCCAACGTTTCGCGCCCGCAAACTGCTCGGGCTGAACTGGTTCGGCGGACTGGCCGGCTGGATCTGGCTGGCGATCGTGCTCGTCCCGCTCTACTGGATCGTCGTCACCAGCTTCAAGGACCAGAGCGCGTACTTCAGCCAGAACCCGTTCGCACTCCCCTCCGCGCCGACGGCGAACAACTACAAGCTGGTCATCGAGTCCGACTTCCCGCGGTACTTCCTGAACAGCGTGATCGTCACCGTGGGCACGATCCTCCCGGCCGTCGCGATCTCGTTCATGGCGGCGTACGCGATCATCCGCGGCGCCGGCAGCAAGTTCCTTGCCGGGGTCAACGGGATGTTCCTGATGGGGCTGGCGATCCCGCTACAGGCCACGATCATCCCGGTGTACCTGCTGATCATCAAGATGCACCTCTACGACAGTCTGCTCGCGCTCATCCTGCCGTCGATCGCGTTCTCGATCCCGCTGTCCGTGCTGGTGCTGACGAACTTCATCCGCGACGTACCCAAGGAACTGTTCGAGTCGATGCGCGTGGACGGCGCGACCGAATGGGGCATGCTCCGCGGCCTCGCGCTGCCTCTCACCCGGCCGGCGCTCGTCACGGTCAGCATCTACAACGGGCTGGGCGTGTGGAACGGGTTCCTGCTCCCGCTGATCCTGACCCAGAGCCCCGACAAGCGCACCCTGCCGCTGGCGCTGTGGACCTTCCAGGGCCAGTACAGCGTGAACGTCCCCGCAGTCCTCGCGTCGGTCGTCCTCACCACTCTCCCGATCGTCATCCTGTACGCCGTCAGCCGCCGCCAACTCCTCAGCGGCCTGACCGCCGGCTTCAGCCGCTGA